A genomic region of Solanum dulcamara chromosome 2, daSolDulc1.2, whole genome shotgun sequence contains the following coding sequences:
- the LOC129873849 gene encoding glycine-rich cell wall structural protein 2-like: protein MVHSKLIGVAILLILLFVDLAFGARFYGRGGGGGGGGGGGGGGSALGVGSGYGSGYGSGKGYGYGETNDVFENGGGGGGGGGGGGGGGGSGGGNSGRGSGSGYGSGSGSGYGSGGGIGRGGGGGGGQGGGGGGGSGNGSGYGSGSGSGYGSGGGGGGGGGGGGGEGGGNGSGYGSGSGYGSGYGGGNGGYGGDEP from the coding sequence ATGGTGCATTCCAAACTTATTGGAGTTGCAATATTATTGATATTGCTCTTTGTAGATCTTGCTTTTGGTGCAAGATTTTATGGTAGAGGAGGAGGTGGCGGAGGGGGAGGTGGAGGTGGTGGTGGAGGGTCAGCATTGGGGGTGGGGTCAGGTTATGGATCAGGGTATGGCTCTGGGAAAGGCTATGGGTATGGTGAGACTAATGATGTGTTTGAGAATGGCGGAGGCGGTggcggtggtggtggtggtggtggcggCGGTGGTGGCAGTGGTGGTGGAAACTCAGGAAGGGGTAGTGGCTCTGGATATGGCTCAGGATCAGGGTCAGGGTATGGATCAGGTGGAGGAATAGGTAGGGGTGGTGGTGGCGGTGGTGGCcaaggtggtggtggtggtggcggCTCAGGAAATGGCTCAGGTTATGGAAGTGGAAGTGGTTCTGGTTATGgaagtggtggtggtggtggtggcggTGGTGGAGGAGGAGGTGGTGAAGGTGGCGGCAATGGTTCGGGTTATGGTAGTGGCTCCGGCTATGGATCAGGGTATGGAGGAGGAAATGGAGGCTATGGAGGGGATGAACCTTGA